The following proteins are encoded in a genomic region of Saccharopolyspora antimicrobica:
- a CDS encoding pyridoxal-dependent decarboxylase codes for MSPEEFRAFGKQVVDWVADYYSGVESHPVRSQVRPGEVRAQLPAHPPEQGESFEAVLRDLDDLLVPGVTHWQHPNFFAYFPANASGPSILGDLLSSGLGVQGMVWATSPACTELETVVVDWMAELLGLPEHFRTDAAGGGVIQDSASSAVLVACLAALQRSGGDVARRGITRRHTLYVSEHTHSSLERAARMTGIGADNVRVVAVDPETLGMDPAHLDALIAEDLAAGAVPTMVCATIGTTSTTAIDPVRAIGEVCRARGIWLHVDAAYAGVAAVCPELRWINDGVAEFADSYCTNAHKWLLTNFDCSLLWLADRGPMIEALSILPEYLRNPATASGEVIDYRDWQVPLGRRFRALKLWSVLRWYGAAGLREHIRAGVGLAQEFAGWVREDPRFELLEPHPLGLVCFWPRFPDLSTEEAGERTYRLMESLNESGELYLTHTKVDGRTVLRFAVGSPQTERRHVLAAWKRIQEAVG; via the coding sequence ATGTCTCCGGAGGAGTTCCGGGCTTTCGGCAAGCAGGTCGTCGACTGGGTCGCCGATTACTACTCCGGTGTCGAGTCGCATCCGGTCCGGTCGCAGGTGCGGCCCGGGGAGGTCCGGGCGCAGCTGCCCGCGCATCCTCCTGAGCAGGGCGAATCGTTCGAGGCGGTGCTGCGGGACCTCGATGATCTGCTGGTGCCCGGGGTGACGCACTGGCAGCACCCCAACTTCTTCGCCTACTTCCCGGCCAACGCCAGCGGTCCGTCGATCCTCGGGGATCTGCTCTCCAGCGGTCTGGGCGTGCAGGGCATGGTGTGGGCGACCAGCCCGGCCTGCACCGAGCTGGAGACCGTCGTGGTCGACTGGATGGCCGAGCTGCTCGGGCTGCCCGAGCACTTCCGGACCGATGCGGCCGGTGGCGGCGTCATCCAGGACTCCGCGTCCAGCGCCGTGCTGGTGGCCTGCCTGGCCGCCCTCCAGCGGTCCGGCGGCGACGTCGCGAGGCGGGGCATCACGCGGCGGCACACCCTCTACGTCTCCGAGCACACCCACTCGTCCCTGGAGCGGGCCGCGCGGATGACCGGTATCGGGGCGGACAACGTCCGGGTCGTCGCCGTCGATCCGGAGACCCTCGGCATGGATCCTGCGCACCTGGACGCCCTGATCGCCGAAGACCTCGCCGCCGGTGCCGTGCCCACCATGGTGTGCGCGACCATCGGCACCACGTCGACCACCGCGATCGATCCCGTTCGCGCCATCGGCGAGGTGTGCCGGGCGCGCGGGATCTGGCTGCACGTCGACGCGGCTTACGCGGGCGTTGCGGCGGTGTGCCCCGAGCTGCGGTGGATCAACGACGGCGTCGCCGAGTTCGCCGATTCCTACTGCACCAACGCGCACAAGTGGTTGCTGACCAACTTCGACTGCAGCCTGCTGTGGCTGGCCGATCGCGGGCCGATGATCGAAGCGCTGTCGATCCTGCCGGAGTACCTGCGCAATCCCGCCACCGCTTCCGGCGAGGTGATCGACTACCGCGACTGGCAGGTGCCGCTGGGCCGCCGCTTCCGGGCGCTGAAGCTGTGGTCAGTGCTGCGCTGGTACGGGGCCGCCGGGCTGCGCGAGCACATCCGCGCCGGGGTGGGGCTCGCGCAGGAGTTCGCCGGCTGGGTGCGCGAGGACCCGCGGTTCGAGCTGCTGGAACCGCACCCGCTCGGGCTGGTGTGCTTCTGGCCGCGGTTCCCGGATCTCTCCACCGAGGAGGCCGGCGAACGCACCTACCGGCTCATGGAATCGCTGAACGAATCCGGGGAGCTGTACCTGACGCACACCAAAGTGGACGGTCGGACGGTGCTGCGGTTCGCCGTCGGCTCGCCGCAGACCGAGCGCAGGCACGTGCTCGCCGCGTGGAAGCGCATTCAGGAGGCGGTCGGCTGA
- a CDS encoding sensor histidine kinase, translating to MRIRTAGRGLVLALLALPGPLLFTAYTLAPFVSMLGIPALGERVVAWCRGAIDLTRRLSGDWCETPIASSYLPAPSEPQPDAEGWYRHDRMVYRTPRVPRYLRRVEWVSEDPATGQDLSWLLLNTVVGPVLGLLAVIGGQPVLRLYGRWTRSRLGQVAPRGWQLWVNGGLRALWQFALLVPLAVLNLLGGVLVVVLFMLAHVLGLHLWWPWCNALAQRLAGLGRRLAGKWSGIPVEELYQPLVEPVPTADGLYRAGRELKSSPRAALLRARYRRAMTDPATGRDLLWLLGDGPVTALLLAPIAVLGWVFLWGLWIPFWVWVGRLFAEFGSPWEQVWAPAKWLADTSLLGMPLGLLSGAGVLALAPLLLRLHGRWTKLLLAPTESAELAQRVRRLAETRADATEAEDAQLRRIERDLHDGPQARLVALGLKLSAAEQLMDHDPVRAKELLGETKADSGLALAELRALVRGIRPPVLTERGLVDAVRAVALDLVVPIEVEADVPGRCPSAIETAAYFATLELITNAIKHSGAESIRVELRYADPVLRVVVTDDGRGGASPESGGGLTGILRRIGTFDGTLQLSSPPGGPTAATMEIPCALS from the coding sequence ATGCGAATCAGAACTGCCGGGCGAGGCCTGGTGCTCGCGCTGCTGGCGCTGCCCGGGCCGCTGCTGTTCACGGCTTACACGTTGGCGCCCTTCGTGTCGATGCTGGGAATTCCGGCCCTGGGCGAACGGGTCGTGGCGTGGTGCCGGGGCGCGATCGACCTGACCCGCCGGCTGTCCGGTGACTGGTGCGAGACGCCGATCGCGTCGTCGTACCTCCCGGCGCCGTCCGAGCCGCAACCGGACGCCGAGGGCTGGTACCGGCACGACCGGATGGTCTACCGGACGCCCCGCGTGCCCCGGTACCTGCGGCGGGTGGAGTGGGTGTCGGAGGACCCGGCGACGGGGCAGGACCTGAGCTGGCTGCTGCTCAACACGGTCGTCGGCCCGGTGCTGGGACTGCTGGCGGTCATCGGCGGGCAGCCGGTGCTCCGGCTCTACGGGCGGTGGACGCGCTCGCGGCTGGGCCAGGTCGCGCCGCGCGGATGGCAGTTGTGGGTCAACGGCGGGCTGCGGGCGCTCTGGCAGTTCGCGTTGCTCGTCCCGCTGGCGGTGCTGAACCTGCTCGGCGGCGTGCTGGTGGTCGTCCTGTTCATGCTCGCCCACGTGCTCGGGCTGCACCTGTGGTGGCCCTGGTGCAACGCGCTCGCGCAGCGGCTGGCCGGGCTCGGCAGGCGGCTCGCCGGGAAGTGGTCGGGGATCCCGGTCGAGGAGCTGTACCAGCCGCTCGTCGAACCGGTGCCCACCGCCGACGGCCTCTACCGGGCCGGTCGCGAGCTGAAGTCCTCGCCGCGCGCGGCGCTGCTCCGTGCCCGCTACCGGCGGGCGATGACCGATCCGGCCACCGGGCGGGACCTGCTGTGGCTGCTCGGCGACGGCCCGGTCACCGCGCTGCTGCTCGCGCCGATCGCCGTGCTGGGCTGGGTCTTCCTGTGGGGGTTGTGGATCCCGTTCTGGGTGTGGGTCGGCCGCCTCTTCGCCGAGTTCGGATCGCCGTGGGAGCAGGTGTGGGCACCGGCGAAGTGGCTCGCGGACACGTCGCTGCTCGGGATGCCGCTGGGCCTGCTGTCCGGTGCCGGTGTGCTGGCCCTCGCTCCGCTGCTGCTGCGCCTGCACGGCCGCTGGACGAAGCTGCTGCTCGCCCCGACCGAGAGCGCGGAGCTGGCGCAGCGGGTTCGTCGGCTCGCCGAGACCCGCGCCGACGCGACCGAGGCCGAGGACGCCCAGCTGCGGCGCATCGAGCGCGACCTGCACGACGGTCCGCAGGCCCGGCTGGTCGCGCTCGGGCTGAAGCTCTCGGCCGCCGAGCAGCTGATGGACCACGATCCGGTGCGCGCCAAGGAGCTGCTGGGCGAGACCAAGGCGGATTCGGGGCTGGCGCTGGCCGAGCTCCGCGCCCTGGTCCGCGGCATCCGGCCGCCGGTGCTGACCGAGCGGGGGCTGGTCGACGCGGTCCGCGCGGTGGCGCTGGACCTGGTCGTGCCGATCGAGGTCGAGGCCGACGTGCCGGGCCGGTGCCCGTCCGCGATCGAGACCGCCGCTTACTTCGCGACGCTCGAATTGATCACCAACGCGATCAAGCACAGCGGGGCGGAGTCCATCCGGGTCGAGCTGCGCTACGCCGATCCGGTGCTGCGGGTGGTGGTCACCGACGACGGCCGGGGCGGTGCCTCGCCGGAATCCGGTGGCGGGCTGACCGGAATCCTGCGCCGCATCGGTACATTCGACGGAACCCTGCAGCTGAGCAGCCCGCCCGGTGGACCGACCGCGGCGACGATGGAGATCCCGTGCGCGTTGTCCTAG
- a CDS encoding response regulator transcription factor: MRVVLAEDLFLLRDGLRTLLTAHGFEVVAAVETGPELERALVEQRPDVAVVDVRLPPTQTDEGLRAALSARREIPGLPVLVLSQHVEQLYARELLADGAGGVGYLLKDRVFNADQFIDAVRRVAAGGTAMDPEVIAKLVARRTTPLQRLTERENDVLALMAEGRSNAAIAQQLVVSEGAVSKHIASIFGKLDLTTSEDTNRRVLAVLEYLKP, encoded by the coding sequence GTGCGCGTTGTCCTAGCCGAAGACCTCTTCCTCCTCCGCGACGGGCTGAGAACGCTGCTCACCGCGCACGGCTTCGAGGTGGTGGCCGCGGTGGAGACCGGGCCGGAGCTGGAGCGGGCGCTGGTCGAGCAGCGCCCGGACGTGGCGGTCGTCGACGTCCGGCTGCCGCCGACCCAGACCGACGAGGGCCTGCGGGCCGCGTTGTCCGCGCGGCGCGAGATCCCCGGCCTGCCGGTGCTGGTGCTGTCCCAGCACGTCGAGCAGCTGTACGCGCGGGAGCTGCTGGCCGACGGCGCCGGTGGCGTCGGCTACCTGCTCAAGGACCGGGTCTTCAACGCGGACCAGTTCATCGACGCGGTGCGGCGGGTCGCCGCCGGCGGCACCGCGATGGACCCGGAGGTGATCGCGAAGCTGGTCGCCCGCCGCACGACTCCGCTGCAGCGGCTGACCGAGCGGGAGAACGACGTCCTCGCGCTGATGGCCGAAGGCCGGTCCAACGCGGCGATCGCGCAGCAGCTGGTGGTCAGCGAAGGTGCGGTGAGCAAGCACATCGCGAGCATCTTCGGCAAGCTCGACCTGACCACCTCGGAGGACACCAACCGCCGGGTCCTGGCCGTCCTGGAGTACCTCAAGCCGTGA
- a CDS encoding DMT family transporter, giving the protein MKSIPLSLAAPIVFIWASGFPTGKLGVAAAPPFLLTTVRLTAAAALLAVIAKVSRAAWPRGRRLGHTAVSGFLTYGAQFGGCYGAMSIGVPASVTALVIAMNPVLTAALAAVLLRERLSRARVAGLVLGVLAVVITLGGQVLAEGTPNPGILLALIGLLGFSAGGLYQQRFCGPIDPRAGGAVQSAAAAVAVGVLALFEHGQDVHWAQATAVLVWLVLAGSVLGTTCYLRAVAVGGASRASSLFSAVPPGAALLAWPLLGETPTLPVLLGIALGAAACLLGTRPDRKAPEPAARPRALTA; this is encoded by the coding sequence ATGAAGAGCATCCCGCTGTCGCTGGCAGCGCCGATCGTGTTCATCTGGGCCAGCGGATTCCCCACCGGGAAGCTCGGCGTCGCCGCCGCTCCCCCGTTCCTGCTGACCACCGTGCGCCTGACAGCGGCCGCCGCGCTGCTCGCGGTGATCGCGAAGGTCTCCCGCGCCGCCTGGCCGCGCGGCAGGCGGCTGGGGCACACGGCCGTCTCCGGGTTCCTCACCTACGGTGCGCAGTTCGGCGGCTGCTACGGAGCGATGAGCATCGGCGTCCCGGCTTCGGTGACCGCGCTGGTGATCGCCATGAACCCGGTGCTCACCGCGGCGCTCGCCGCCGTGCTGCTGCGGGAGCGGTTGAGCCGGGCCCGCGTGGCGGGGCTCGTCCTCGGAGTGCTCGCCGTGGTCATCACCCTCGGCGGCCAGGTGCTCGCCGAAGGCACCCCGAACCCGGGAATCCTGCTCGCCCTGATCGGCCTCCTGGGATTCTCCGCGGGCGGGCTCTACCAGCAGCGGTTCTGCGGTCCGATCGACCCGCGAGCGGGTGGGGCGGTGCAGTCGGCGGCAGCGGCTGTCGCCGTCGGCGTGCTCGCGCTCTTCGAGCACGGTCAGGACGTGCACTGGGCGCAGGCGACCGCGGTGCTGGTGTGGCTGGTGCTGGCGGGCTCGGTGCTCGGCACCACCTGCTACCTGCGGGCGGTCGCCGTAGGCGGGGCGAGCCGGGCGAGTTCCCTGTTCAGCGCCGTGCCGCCGGGCGCGGCACTGCTGGCCTGGCCGCTGCTCGGCGAGACCCCGACGCTCCCCGTCCTGCTCGGCATCGCCCTCGGCGCCGCGGCCTGCCTGCTCGGCACCCGCCCGGACCGGAAAGCCCCGGAGCCCGCGGCGCGACCGCGCGCGCTCACGGCTTGA
- a CDS encoding LysR substrate-binding domain-containing protein: MSAVLDVVALRSLVAVADCGGFHRAATALSLTQSAVSQHVRKLERVVDRKLVTREGRQARFTAAGELLLAEARRILEVHDSALRRLGAEEPRTLVFGSTEHAADRLLPELATRLRAAFPSWEVRFRLDRTARLADAVDRGSIDIALLIDYFDGGRNREAGQFELEWFAAPDWEPPAPDEPLPMVVFDEPCVTRRLAVGAVTGLGRHPDLVCEAADLAGVLAAVRSGLGVALLPSVKPRLEGLVVREDLPRLGPAPLRVRARPGLDEPVARQAAEAVREVLRAHT, from the coding sequence ATGAGCGCTGTGCTGGACGTGGTCGCGTTGCGGAGCCTGGTCGCGGTGGCCGACTGCGGCGGGTTCCACCGCGCCGCCACCGCGCTGTCGCTGACGCAGTCCGCGGTCAGCCAGCACGTGCGCAAGCTGGAACGGGTGGTGGACCGGAAGCTGGTGACGCGGGAAGGGCGGCAGGCGCGGTTCACCGCGGCGGGCGAACTGCTGCTGGCCGAGGCCCGGCGCATCCTCGAAGTGCACGACTCGGCCCTGCGCAGGCTCGGCGCCGAAGAGCCCCGCACGCTCGTCTTCGGCTCCACCGAGCACGCGGCCGACCGGTTGCTCCCGGAACTGGCCACCCGGCTCCGCGCGGCCTTCCCGTCGTGGGAGGTGCGGTTCCGGCTCGACCGCACGGCCCGGCTGGCGGACGCGGTCGACCGCGGCAGCATCGACATCGCGCTGCTGATCGACTACTTCGACGGCGGCCGCAACCGCGAAGCCGGGCAGTTCGAGCTGGAGTGGTTCGCCGCGCCGGACTGGGAGCCGCCGGCTCCCGACGAACCGCTCCCGATGGTCGTCTTCGACGAGCCGTGCGTGACGCGGCGGCTCGCGGTCGGAGCGGTGACCGGGCTCGGCAGGCATCCGGACCTGGTGTGCGAGGCGGCCGACCTGGCCGGAGTGCTCGCGGCGGTGCGATCGGGGCTCGGGGTGGCGCTGCTGCCCTCGGTGAAGCCGCGGCTGGAGGGCCTGGTGGTGCGCGAGGACCTGCCGCGCCTCGGACCGGCCCCGCTGCGCGTCCGGGCCCGCCCTGGCCTGGACGAACCGGTCGCCCGGCAGGCCGCCGAAGCGGTCCGAGAGGTGCTCAGGGCCCACACCTGA
- a CDS encoding DUF1876 domain-containing protein: MNETHTITLNLQVVEAGAKTTADVGFTTPSGQALHGHGTARRHPDDPEVPQIGDEIAIARALFELAHKLLDNAATDIGERLHRRVHLPA; this comes from the coding sequence ATGAACGAGACCCACACCATCACGTTGAACCTGCAGGTAGTGGAGGCCGGCGCGAAGACCACCGCCGACGTCGGCTTCACCACGCCGTCCGGTCAGGCGCTGCACGGCCACGGAACCGCGCGACGCCACCCGGACGACCCGGAGGTACCGCAGATCGGCGACGAGATCGCGATCGCCCGCGCGCTGTTCGAACTGGCGCACAAGCTGCTGGACAACGCGGCGACGGACATCGGCGAACGCTTGCACCGCCGAGTGCACCTCCCCGCCTGA
- the cobA gene encoding uroporphyrinogen-III C-methyltransferase — MTKHLEHHYFAGLDLTGKRVVVVGAGTVAQRRVPRLINSGARVEVIAPEATPAVEAMAAAGELTWHRRPYAAGDLEGAWYAVACATGSEVNAAVAAEAEERRVFCVRADDASRGTAVTPAVAQHGGLLLGVLAGGEHRRSAAVRDALVEALRTGVVDESSEPPAAGVALVGGGPGDPDLITVRGRQLLGRADVVITDRLAPRELLEELGPHVEVVDASKIPYGRAANQDVINSLLIEHAKAGKFVVRLKGGDPYLFGRGFEELLACVEAGVAVTAVPGITSAFAAPSAADVPVTHRGVAHEVVVVSGHVGPHDEQSLVDWPALGRLRGTIVLMMGVKRIAEFAAVLTEHGRDPKTAVAVVQEGTTRNQKTLRTTLGEVAEAIREAGIKPPATIVIGPVADLAPESRR; from the coding sequence ATGACCAAGCACCTTGAGCACCACTACTTCGCAGGTCTGGACCTCACCGGGAAGCGGGTGGTGGTCGTCGGCGCGGGCACCGTCGCGCAGCGCCGGGTGCCACGGCTGATCAACTCCGGTGCGCGGGTGGAGGTCATCGCGCCGGAGGCGACGCCGGCGGTCGAGGCGATGGCAGCCGCGGGCGAGCTGACCTGGCACCGGCGTCCCTACGCCGCCGGTGACCTGGAGGGCGCTTGGTACGCGGTGGCGTGCGCGACCGGCAGCGAGGTGAACGCGGCGGTCGCGGCGGAGGCCGAGGAGCGCCGCGTCTTCTGCGTGCGGGCCGACGACGCCTCCCGGGGAACCGCGGTCACCCCGGCGGTCGCGCAGCACGGCGGACTGCTGCTCGGCGTCCTGGCGGGTGGGGAGCACCGGCGCTCGGCCGCGGTGCGCGACGCGCTCGTGGAGGCGCTGCGGACCGGCGTGGTCGACGAGAGCTCCGAGCCGCCCGCGGCCGGTGTGGCGCTGGTCGGCGGCGGCCCGGGCGATCCGGACTTGATCACCGTTCGCGGCCGCCAGCTCCTGGGCCGCGCGGACGTGGTGATCACCGATCGGCTGGCGCCGCGCGAGCTGCTCGAAGAGCTCGGCCCGCACGTGGAGGTGGTGGACGCCTCGAAGATCCCCTACGGGCGCGCGGCGAACCAGGACGTCATCAACTCCCTGCTGATCGAGCACGCCAAGGCGGGCAAGTTCGTGGTGCGGCTCAAGGGCGGCGACCCGTACCTGTTCGGACGCGGTTTCGAGGAGCTGCTGGCCTGCGTCGAAGCGGGCGTCGCCGTGACCGCGGTTCCCGGGATCACCAGCGCTTTCGCGGCCCCGTCGGCGGCCGACGTGCCGGTGACGCACCGCGGTGTCGCGCACGAGGTCGTGGTGGTGTCCGGTCACGTCGGCCCGCACGACGAGCAGTCGCTCGTGGACTGGCCCGCGCTGGGGCGGTTGCGCGGAACCATCGTGCTGATGATGGGCGTCAAGCGGATCGCGGAGTTCGCGGCGGTCCTGACCGAGCACGGCCGCGATCCCAAGACCGCGGTCGCGGTGGTCCAGGAAGGCACCACGCGCAACCAGAAGACGCTCCGCACGACGCTGGGCGAGGTCGCGGAGGCGATCCGCGAAGCAGGCATCAAGCCGCCGGCGACCATCGTCATCGGCCCGGTCGCCGACCTGGCACCCGAATCGCGCCGGTAG
- a CDS encoding bifunctional metallophosphatase/5'-nucleotidase: MSNARSRSSRPRRRRLVTAISAGLVLASAPPAVADGSATGPVPVQLLSITDFHGYFGDYTTTVPGAHAGDAPQTVGGGAYLAAHLDRLRDQAALPEANSILFSAGDDFSGWPGETAHFWNEPTIEYLNHIGLRFSTIGNHELDRDLDYLRHMVDGTCEGRPDGDLCFTDSTGEKFTGADFDYYSANVVDGATGELIAKPYHVEQVDDGRGGTLPVGFIHATTSGTPDEGLSYWPSDQLRFEPEVAAINRYAAELQSQGVQAVVATVHEGFSQAGDFYNDCTNPSGPMIEMNEQISPAVDAIITGHWHALGNCMLPDPAGNPRPVVEAANHGRLISEINLQLDPETGDVLRDRTTSTNHANTRTVTPDPEVLRMARYWRDRLEQRQNEPVTDIAGDLTRTSADAEESSLGNATADAFRWAAQQDGGADVGIVMPNTLLRDVNHAPTAGNPADAPGRVLFGELMFGVIHERGGFGAALTSGELSGRDLAQLLESQWQRADDGSTTFQPLAVSSNVEYRYDPAAPVGERIAFGQVRINGKPLKPNATYRVATLSKDFVPQRAVPGFTALFNARDQHRTAYSGPDALAGYLRAQAPLAPPALDRVQAKP; this comes from the coding sequence ATGTCCAACGCCCGCTCGCGGAGCAGCCGTCCTCGACGGCGCCGACTGGTCACCGCGATCTCCGCAGGCCTCGTCCTGGCTTCGGCGCCGCCCGCCGTGGCGGATGGCTCGGCGACCGGCCCCGTCCCGGTGCAGCTGCTGTCCATCACCGACTTCCACGGCTACTTCGGCGACTACACCACGACGGTGCCGGGCGCCCACGCCGGTGATGCGCCCCAGACCGTCGGCGGCGGCGCCTACCTGGCAGCCCACCTGGACCGGCTCCGCGACCAGGCCGCTCTGCCCGAGGCGAACTCGATCCTGTTCTCGGCCGGCGACGACTTCTCCGGCTGGCCCGGCGAGACCGCGCACTTCTGGAACGAGCCGACGATCGAGTACCTCAACCACATCGGCCTGCGGTTCTCGACGATCGGCAACCACGAGCTGGACCGCGACCTCGACTACCTGCGCCACATGGTCGACGGCACGTGCGAGGGCCGCCCCGACGGCGACCTCTGCTTCACCGACTCCACCGGCGAGAAGTTCACCGGAGCCGACTTCGACTACTACTCCGCGAACGTCGTCGACGGCGCCACCGGCGAGCTGATCGCGAAGCCGTACCACGTCGAGCAGGTCGACGACGGGCGCGGCGGAACGCTGCCCGTGGGCTTCATCCACGCGACCACGAGCGGCACTCCCGACGAGGGGCTCTCGTACTGGCCGTCCGACCAGCTGCGCTTCGAGCCGGAAGTCGCGGCGATCAACCGGTACGCCGCCGAGCTGCAGTCCCAAGGCGTGCAGGCCGTCGTCGCCACCGTCCACGAGGGGTTCTCGCAGGCCGGCGACTTCTACAACGACTGCACGAACCCCTCCGGGCCGATGATCGAGATGAACGAGCAGATCTCGCCCGCCGTGGACGCCATCATCACCGGGCACTGGCACGCCCTCGGCAACTGCATGCTGCCCGACCCGGCGGGCAACCCCCGCCCGGTCGTCGAGGCCGCCAACCACGGCCGCCTCATCAGCGAGATCAACCTGCAGCTGGACCCTGAGACCGGTGACGTCCTGCGCGACCGGACCACCTCCACCAACCACGCCAACACCCGCACCGTGACCCCGGACCCCGAGGTCCTCCGGATGGCCCGGTACTGGCGCGACCGCTTGGAACAGCGCCAGAACGAACCCGTCACCGACATCGCCGGTGACCTCACCCGCACGTCCGCCGACGCGGAGGAGTCGAGCCTCGGCAACGCCACCGCCGACGCGTTCCGGTGGGCAGCGCAGCAGGACGGCGGCGCCGACGTCGGGATCGTGATGCCGAACACGCTGCTGCGCGACGTCAACCACGCCCCGACCGCCGGCAACCCCGCCGACGCTCCCGGCCGGGTGCTGTTCGGAGAGCTGATGTTCGGTGTGATCCACGAGCGCGGCGGCTTCGGGGCAGCGCTGACGAGCGGTGAGCTGTCCGGCCGCGACCTCGCCCAGCTGCTGGAGAGCCAGTGGCAGCGGGCCGACGACGGCTCCACCACCTTCCAGCCGCTGGCGGTCTCGAGCAACGTCGAGTACCGCTACGACCCCGCGGCACCTGTCGGCGAGCGCATCGCCTTCGGGCAGGTCCGCATCAACGGCAAGCCGCTCAAGCCCAACGCCACCTACCGAGTCGCGACGCTGTCCAAGGACTTCGTGCCCCAGCGTGCTGTCCCGGGGTTCACCGCCCTGTTCAACGCCCGCGACCAGCATCGGACGGCTTACTCCGGCCCCGACGCGCTGGCCGGATACCTGCGCGCGCAGGCGCCGCTCGCGCCTCCGGCGCTCGACCGGGTCCAGGCGAAGCCGTAG